In Serinus canaria isolate serCan28SL12 chromosome 4, serCan2020, whole genome shotgun sequence, the sequence TAGTGGGTATTGATAGGTACAATTACTCATGCAGGAACCTGTAACTTCTCCCTTGTTTGTTCAAGTCTACCAAACTTGTTatgcataaaaaagaaaactctaaTAGCTtcagatttctctttatttttagagACGACCATTACAGGAAAGAATTTATCTCTTGCAGTAGATATGTCTGAGACATAAAATTCACTAAGCAGCCACTTCATAtaatgtaattaattaatttggtaaaaaaacctatttcatagtaaatggtatttttctttgcaattaaattttcctctcttctttagGAGCACATTTTAATAACGTCCACTTAGGAAATTATTAATAGGGCCTGTAAATGTAAGTAATTAGGCTTCAGGCTTGCTGAATTAATCCTTAATAAGATcaatttttacatttcaaaaaacTATAAAATTATTGACTAATTATTATAATGGATTTGCCATACTCATCAGCTTACTTTTAGTAATAAATGTAGGGTTACATAGCTGAGTCTTAAGCCAGAGTTCTATAGTCTTTTCTATCTTTTCCCATTTATTCTCATttaattctattatttttttcaaaaaatgctcacctgaaagtttaaaaaagttGAAGTATCATCCCAttacataaaaacaaaacctgaaaatgaaaatgtaaactTATGAAGTGAATGACATTTCACtttttgctgcatttattttccttttcagaaaagatggaaaaaagtaGGTAAAGGAAAACCTAGGAGTTAACCTTAAAGAAAAGTTCTTAATTTCTTCTAGAAATTCTCACACTTtccattaattttcttcatcttttttgtATTCCCCAGcttaaattctcattttcatcTCTGAGGATTAGACCTCATGCAAACTATCTTCCCCATAGATTATTAGCATCGTCTGTACCTGCCATTCAAAGAAAGTAAAGTTATATTCAAACTCTGTTCTAAAGCCTTTAAgtgcaataatttattttttcctttatattaaTGCACCTGTGTCAGCCTTGTCTAGTGTGGTCTCTCAGAGATGGACTGAACATCAGGTACCTGAGTGTTTGCTAGGTGATCTTTGCAAAGCTTCTGTCCTGTATGGCTTCAATGCAAATCCTCCCCTCTTTCCCAATTGCATTTGAGACACATCAGATAGCACTTATTTAATCAGTATAATGGGTGTCATACTAAACAGTGATGGTTACATATCTATTGAAccaaaataaagtaaaaggcTTTGTATAAATATGGGTCATCAGTGGTTACCTTTCCCAACTACAGATCTTGTtaggaaataaattactttgaaaTGAGCTCGTTTCCAAAAGCCCATGTTGATTGGATTCATCAATGCAGTTAGTTATTATTTGAGCCCATAATTTGCTAGGATCAGTCTCATGGGAATGGGCCTATAATTACTCAAAGCATCTTATTTAGCCTTTTACAACATAGCATGTTTACTTATTTTTGATCTTCCCAAACTTTCCTGTTGTTTTGTTACtcaacaaaattaaaagcttttaacCATTTCTTCTAAAACTTTTagatgcagaattttaaaatggtgATTTTAACATTTCTAATAAATGCAtctgtattttggttttattgatttttatttttacatctgaTAGTAACATGGCAGTAGTAATATAATTTTGTCTGCTTTTAATGCACTTGGGCAGTCCTTATTTCTATCAGTCACTTTCCTAACAACTACTTAAACttatcttctttttattttttgatcaTCTACTTCTCATTTCCAACTaatattatcttttatttttgtattttatgtgtccatttatatgtatatatccACAGGGATATTAATGTAATATATGtgtataatttatatataatatgtattatAAGTTAtggaataattttatataaGGAGAGAAATATATATGGCTTAATtttaagttcatttttttttctatttttaatttacagatgGCTTTGTTGTCTAACTGTGGTATATTAAATGGCTATTAAAGTATTATTTGACCACATTCCAATACTATTAATTGTGCTTTTTCCAACTTAAATTCCTCCTGTGAAGTTTTTTTGTCTGATAATTACTCCCAGTTTTTGTATAGATGtatatgtatttgtatttctaACAGAAAGTAGCAAAAGTAATCAAATCACTTTTATAGTTTAAATAAACAGGCAAAATCCAGgcaaatcaggatttttttcattcctgaaaataaatttttgaattACCTTCCTGAGGGACAGAAGTTAATCCTGTATCATTGCCCCCATGGATTCAGTATAAACAAGATGAAGCCATATGATCTAAACTGAGATGAGCAGACATCACAGAGATTAGCAGTTTGCTAAGAGTTGAAAATTAAACTTCATCTTGGTGGACAGAGCAGCATAAACTGTTACTCTAGAAATAGCAGAACATGAGGGAGAGTTAACAATAGCTGTGATAACTGCTGTAGTTAGATTACCCTTAATTTTCAGAATcaaatgttacatttttcttcttttcaccaTTCTTTACTTCTGAACTCTTTCTTGGGCATACTTACTAAGCAAAAACTTGGTAAACTTCATTTTAAGttattttgaaatgcagttATGTTATAACATTGTAAGTCCTGTGCTAACAGTTTATCATTTTTCTGCTAATGAAATGGAATTATTTGGCCTTCAACATCACAGGACTGAATATGCACCTGAGGCATAGATTTATTATCTGATAATACATATAATTTAATGTTGTATTCCTTAAATTTAACAGCCCAAGTGCTTTTTGGGAAACTACCCAATAaatagaaaagtgaaaaaagcagCCTTTGTTGTGGCTAGTCAAGTTTGTCAAACAAAAGCAGGGGTAAATTGAAAAGTCATCTTTGAAGTTTAAAATCTGTGTAAAagtccagcctgtgctgctgtttcctaGTAGCCAGAGGCTCGCTGCGCTGATCCATGGTGGGCACTGCACTTCAAGAGACAGCTTTGCAAACtcctgagagctcctggaggatcagtggggcagggggatgtgCCTGGAGAACAGGGCCCTGGCACTGGACCAGCAGAGGGACTTGGCCCAGGGAGttcagcctccctccctccttccctctgccaagGGGTTCCCAGGGAGCATCCCACAGCCATTccagggctctggctgctggaaaCACACCTTCAGTGTATTCACCACACCAAGTTAACAGGCAGTATTACACTTTTTAATGTCCAACAGCTCAGCTAATGAGGGCTCCACCAAGATCTTCATAAATACATACTTAAGAAGGAATCTAGATTATTGAGTTGAAATATATGGAATAatatttgttcattttgttcatttgtCCTCGAAGGTTCCTACCCTTCTCTGCCATTGTTGTTAGCTCTTGTTAAATGCTGGCCCTGATATTGACAggttgtgtggtttttttccttcatgtgcaTCTGTTCAAATATCAAATTTAGAATCTTATAAATAGCACTAAGCTCATCCCTGTTCAAGCAAGAGGATATTTTAGCTCTTCTTCAACATGTAAATTCAACAGACGGGAGTTTTCACCAAAAATCTTAAAACGTAAGTAACCTTAACTCCAAattcttttggaaaataaatttattttttctgaactCTGTTATACAGAGTTAACCATACCTGGTTAAGCAATTATTTCATTCTGTATAGTGACAGCAAAGGACAGTAAATCCTTACTGGAATTGAGCTCTTGAGGTAGAGCTACCAACTAGAGTTTCTTAAAACATGCCCCGTGTGAAATCTTCATTGAAAGAATGCCTAAGTGGTGTGCAATTTGAAATAAAGCCACAGTAAATACCTTggtaaattaatttctattaattcatatttaaaatgtaaaaatgattTGGAAAACCTGCACAATTGATCAGCAATtgagaaaataatataaaaacaaTTTCTACTTTGAACTCTAGgtaaaataaggaagaaaagattAGACtgatgaaggggaaaaaaatcagaaattttaatATGCAGCATGTTAAGGTCCCTGATGAAATAGTAATCTTTATCACTTTTATCTTACAAAGAGATTTGCAATGATCTTTCCCATAAGCAGAGTGTGCATGATAAATATTGAGATAACTCTAAGAATAACTGTGAGGTCCAAAGCACATTTTGCCAATGGCATTTGGAAAGTTGGAAATGAggacaaaagtgaaaaaaaaagagaaatgttagAAGAGATGAATATCTCACATGAAAATCTAAGTAAGTTGGATATGGCTTGGGTTTTCAGTCAGGTTATGTAACTTCTCTGTGGGTTTTAAGGGTTTAACTACCTAAGTGCTAGCCAAGTGGTGATACACATGCAGTAGGAAGGAAAGATATGCTTTAGCCTATCTTTTCACTAAGGAACCATCCCATCATCAATCCAATTCAATCATCCAGTATGCTGTCTTTCACCAGTCATGTTGCTGGCCAGTGAGAATGTTTCTCTGCTACCCCTgatgttccagctgtgtccttgaacagaaatcacagatttttacaaaaaaatctgaGGCTTTTTCCTATTGTTTTATAAGACTCGTATATAATATTGCAAAACATAAATGGctgtaattgttttttaaatccaaaGTACTTCctaaaacctttatttttaaacactgagatatggtcattatttttttattgaaagtAGGAAAattaactgtttaaaaaaaatattttgtagatATATATCTTCATTcaaaattgcattatttttgaTAACAGTATCAAGAAAGGAAGTCTGGTATGctacttttaaattaatatacTGTAATTTGTAATAAAAGCATACTAATTGCTCTTGTTACAGCTAAAGGAAGTAAATGGTCTGGTTTTTTATCACTTCTAAACTATCATGAGCTATTACAGAAAGATTCTCTTGAGTTTGGGGCTTTACAGTTTGCTATTTAAGATTAGGACAGTTCAAAACATAGATTTTGGCTTGTTTTAAAGCTATTTATTGATATTTGCAATCATTTTTTCAACCAGAATGTCAGGTTTTGAGCAGTTTCACATCGACTTTTACCAGTCTAATTATACCATAGAGGACCAGGAAGAAGGTTGCAACAGCGATGGCTCAGACAAAAACCTCTGTGAAAGCAGAAAGTAAGTGTGGGTGTTCCTTCAGCTTCCCCCTTCCACAGATGGTGGTTCTGGGGCTGGCCTTGgtgcttgcagcagcaggaaagaagTTCAAGACATCATCTAGACTTTCAGAAAGGCAGAATGTTTATAAGcggatttttccttttaacagattttattttgtgctaCTTTTATTAGTAGAGGTGTTACAGGTTGTTTACCTGACAGGAATAACTGAGCTTCATGTTATTCATGTGAAATTTAGGCTGCATATTGCAGGAAATTATTTAGGAGCCTTCTGagattcaaggaaaaaaatctgaatgtaTCTGAGGAGTGCAAAAAAGCCCCAAGTGGCTGGATGTGGGAGTGGGAGAGGGTGCAGGGGCTGTAGGGTTCCGGCAGGCTGGCAAGGAGCTCTGCCCGcttgcagagggagctgcagaggtgcaggcagcagctcagctctcactACCCACCGCAAGGGTAGTGAGACCCAGAAAAATTCCAGGTTCCCCAAAGTGAAAATAGGTGAAAAGTAGGTGGAACGTGGTGAGTAGCTGTAAGACGtgtgagaagcagctgctcactttgaaaatttaaaaaggtttattaaaccttatcaaaaatacaacaaaggaaaaagctgcagccctgggaactgCCCCTCGTGCACACCGCGTGGCTGgttcatcttcaagatggatgctcagtcttttatacccctgggggttgcatcagccaacCCAGCCCTCCCAAAGTCGTTCAgacagctcttctttgccatttatcagtggagactgctttcttgtagcttgattggaggtcaggtgttgccatgcctCATCCCCGAGCACCAAGCTTTTCCaatcccagctgccccaggtaAGGGACACATGTGCACACCTTCTTTTCACCTGTACTAAACaacccaggctgtctgatggtCACAAAACAGGGGGGGGAATGGAACTATGGGGAGTACACAGGACATCTAAACTAcataacataactatacatcgttaaagcttttcttaatattcacacaataatTATCCCTTAATTGCAagagccaatcatctcattatccatctcTAACAGAGTTTCTCACTGTAGTTATGAGtttggctgtgctctgctccttgtCCTAGGAGCCAGGCAGAAGGgcagcctgcaggcagggcGTTTGTGCCAGCAGACATGCTGCTGTCCCCGCAGAGCTACTCGGGCCAGATTCTGCAGCCAGCCTACAGTCCCGACGCTCCCTCTCAACTTGGTTACGTCGACGGATTTGACGAGGAACCTCCTTTGCTGGAAGGTAAAACTGTGAAAACACGTTTGCTCTCTTGTGAAAATTCAAAAAGTTCAATAAAGGACAGTAGGAGAcaagggctgcagagcaaaggTTATCACAGGTGGGTGCACTTTGGCACTCAGCCAAGAGCACACTGCTATCTTCGGGGACACCCTTTAGATACCTTGTCCCTTGCATCTGCCTcttgcatattcatagactCTTATGCATAGAAAACTTTTCCTTCAAACTAATTTACATGTCCTAAGAATTATTTAGTGTATCTCCTCTTTGGATTtgcctttttagagcatgtgtattcttcagctgtgcttttagtctttttttattattatcctCAGTTTTGGCTCTGGCTCACAGTGTCTTCAGACAGtgagtgctgatagttggcatatCTGTAGCAGGTGTTTTCTTCATGTGTTCAGTGGATGTTATCTCATCTAAACAGGTATTTTAACACAAGTATGCTTACATCAGCTATTTTGCTACTATGTCtaagcttaattaacaacagaaataaaaactatgtCTTTATAACGAAGTTACTTTAACATTAcacatataaaatccattttcatatttgcaaaaagccaatatcATAATATGTATCTGTAACAAGGCTAATCCCACAGAGGACATGCGGGATTCCTAGGGGGTGCTTCTAACTTTTCTTTGCCAGCTAGAGGATGGAACTCACTAGAGAAACTACAGCAGAGCTGGCAAGCCTTGCCCTGTGAGCTTCAGCCAAAGCTGGTGGccaaatctgcattttctccttCGAATCCGCCATGGATTCCTGCAGCCTTGTGCCTAGAGCAGATGTACTGGCCCACCGCTAGATGACAGCAGAACAATAGTTTTGCATTCACGTTTCCAAAAGTGTTTCCACTCGTTTATCCTCCGCACATATCGGAAAATCTATAACTAATGAAGATAGATAATCATCTTTTTTTGCGTATCTCGTAATAGATTTAGTAGTTTGCAGATGGTAAGTCGCTTGTTTCAGTGGGGAAGGAATTGAGAAAGCTGCTTTCAGTTTCAATTAGTTGATCGTTTAACTATATGAGCAATGTCGTTCTTTATGATGATTGACCATTCTAATGCTAGAGGCTGATTTTGTCGCTAGCAAAATACTTGTGctgtattaggaaaaaaaaaaaaagaggagaatttGTGTGTAATTATTTCAGCATAGTATAAAACGAGCATATCCAGCCTGCTTGTTTGGCATATTGAAAGGCAGCTGGAGTTTCTACTACCCAAAAGGGACTACTACTGCCTTAAAGCCAGCAAGATCATTCTGTTTGATATAGATAACTGCTAGATCTCTACCTCTAAAACCCCCAACCATTTAACTCCCCATGTGGTTCACCCTGGGAAAGGGATGTTGTAATACAACTGCTTGTGATCTGCAAGGCTTTAGAGATATTCCTATCTGTGTACCACATAAATCTGACCAAAACCACACATTTTAATGCAGAATAGCTTTATATGTGCAATGTTTTGACTGAGATCAAGATGATGGAGAGTAAAGACTTGGATTTCCCAACAGATCTAACACACTGTCAGCCTCAGCCATTCTGGCAGCAGATCTGAACCTAATTTTCCCCTTACTGGAGAATCTCAGGGAAGAAGATTACTTGTGCAAGCTGAAGTGTTCCTCCAGAAGTTATGAGATAAAGATTTGCCCCAGCAAATTTAATGGCAGGATTCCCATCACCTTTAATGGGACagaattttattctgtttcttggGGTCTCactaattactttttaaatgcaaacatcccccacccaaaaaaaaccccaaaaaacccaaaacaccaaaaaacaaccacaatACAAATGCCCAAGGTTATAAAGCACTATATAAAGTGGTATAAACTTGCCTTGAAGGAACAAATGtcatttttaagtgcttttgGCAGTTCCTGCTTTAGACACATTTCTTGTCAGATTTTCCAGAATTTAAGCATGTATCTCTGTCCTCAGTGTTGCAGAGTATCTTAAATTCTGCAGTTATTGCTAATTAATGTGTTTTTCAACATTTATGTTAGTGTGGCATTAGATGCATGTGTTTTAAATATAGGAAAACCAAATATTAACTCAAAAATGCTGGGCCCATTTTTTGCTTCACTGGCTAAAATTGGATTTAATACATTAATATTCCAATTTAGTATGAAAGCTGACTCTCAGATATACTGAGTACATAGCAGGGACATTATGTTCCTAACACAGAATATGTCATCCTACAATATTATCTTCTCTGAAGCATTTGTTTGTAGTTTTGTGGTATCTAATGGATTTTTGTAAAAGTGTTGTTTTCTTGTGAGCAATTAACAAAATCCTGAAATTTCTTGTTGCAGAACTTGGGATCAATTTTGAGCATATATGGCAGAAAACATTAACAGTTCTAAACCCAATGAAGCCTGCAGATGGCAGCATTATGAATGAGACAGACCTCACTGGACCTATGGTTTTCTGTTTGGCCCTTGGAGCAACATTGCTGATGGTAGGATGTCATAGAAATCCTCAGGGATTTCATTTCTAACAAGCTCATGCCTAGGTGATAATGAGTGTGAAGCTGCAGAAGATGTAGTGCCAGCATAAAAAGAGTCATTTGCTGCCAGTTATTCTGGGATTATGTGTTAAAAATTCTTCCTACTTTGAAAGCACCTGcataaaatttaaatgtaatgTAAAGGTGACACACGTAAAGTGATGTATTATTTCCTGTGGAAAGAGGAGATCACACCATTTTTGGGGTGGAATTTAATATGAGCAAAGGACAGATCTGTGCCATATATAATCTGGAAAGGCTCTGAACAGGTTTTAAAGGagggaataaaaaggaataGCAGGCCAGCCCAGTTTTTTTAACACTCTTGCTACTTTTTTGGAATTAACTTATTTCAATGTTATTTTAGAGAGTGCAGAGACAGATcgaataaaaagaatatttgtgCAACAAGAAtaattagagaaaaaagaaatggaagcaGTTTTTTCCCACCTACCCCCTTAAATTTGCAATACCTTCCTATAAATTTTGCTAGTACTTTTTTAGTTTGTATTCTTTGTTCTGTCTTGTCTGCTTAACAAAATATAGTAGCCTGTATTTGACCTCCTTCTTCTTTATGAAAATAGCTTCCCTACAGGAGGAAAGTTAAAAGGGTTGTACAGAACTCCAAATTCATCTTTATATCCCTGGCAACAGGggcttcagtgctgctggagtaCAGCTCTGACTGCCAACAGCAATTCATCAGACAGCAGTAAGGTGGGACCATTCTGGGAAGGGCTTTACTGCCCTGCAGCTGAGTTGAGAGGAAAGGGGCTCTAATTCTCCATTTCCTCTGTGATAAATAGTGCTGAATCAGAAGATTCTTGAAAGTTCTTACTCAATTTGTAATGTCAGTGCAGTACCTTGAATGTGCAAACTGCTATATAAATGGCAAGTAGTATTATTATTTATGttcctataaaaataaaaatcttttaaaagggtggaaggggcaggaggaaagggaatttaaaaaaaagaggtgggAAGCTAGAGAAGACAGGCTATTTTCCACCTGGAGAAATAAATGTATGAGGGTagtaaaaagagaaagctgaatTAATCATAatcaaaaaaatgaaaggaaagctagaggaaacaatggaaaaaatgtttcctgttgatttttctccctgaatAGCCAACAgtaataatgaataataaattattattattgaaataaattactttaattatCAGACTTTTACTGAGATAATACACATTTTAGGTGTCATTAGAAAACCTAGTATTTTCAATGCTACAGTTTTAGGGCAGAAAAACACCTCTGACACAATCCAGTGTTTTTGTTCCATAACTTCCCAGCAGTAAGCCTTTGGGTTTATCTTAGAAATTCAGGCTACCATTTTATCTGAGATGTATTTGAATACTAGCCTGTCTCTTCGGCTGTGTAAACTATGATATCCAGAAATACTTAAATAAGTATCTTCTGATAGCGCCAGGAGCATAATTTGGTTGAGTGcttgtttctaaaaataatgtACACATTTTCTCTAGCTTCAGCTTTTTAACTATGGAAAATTATGCAAAGATATTCTTCAAAGGGTAGCAGtcctttcagagaaaaagaggaaagggcTGCTAGCCTGGCAGCAGGACTTGTTCTTCCTCACATTAGTGTTCAACAGGGCAGCTCCATTGTAGATAGAGAAACAATGGCAGCCCCAAATTTAGCAGAAGCCCAAGTCTCAGCTGCTTTGCATTTTACACTGTCATTTGAATGAGATCAGATTTCC encodes:
- the YIPF7 gene encoding protein YIPF7 — encoded protein: MSGFEQFHIDFYQSNYTIEDQEEGCNSDGSDKNLCESRKSQAEGQPAGRAFVPADMLLSPQSYSGQILQPAYSPDAPSQLGYVDGFDEEPPLLEELGINFEHIWQKTLTVLNPMKPADGSIMNETDLTGPMVFCLALGATLLMAGKVHFGYVYGMSAIGCLAMHALLNLMSTSGVSHGCVASVLGYCLLPMVILSSAAVVFSLQGTPGTVLALFIIGWCSLSASKIFTSALAMEGQQLLIAYPCALLYGLFALLTVF